taTTAGTGAGCCAGTACGTTAGGTAGTTAGAcaaatacagacacacagatagatagatggatagacagaaagacagataggtaaacagacagacaggcagctaGATTGTCAatttagcaacaacaacaaaaaaaaaaaaagcatcagaaAAGTTACTTAGCATCACGagtttcaaatattttcttgaGGCGTGACAACCTGTtttactcacacactcacacacacacacacacacacatacggtaAAGTAGTCATACCCTAATACACCTTTACAAACCACAAACACTTTTACAATGCTACAGTTGTAAAATAGTGGATTACAAGTACAGTCCGTGGCCACGCTAATACGTTTTACAACGTCTTTGGTTACGTGCTTAGGAAAGACTGAAATACAAGTTAAAGTACAGGTAAAAGTATGTCTTGTCAGCGAAAAGAAGACACCAAAGTTTGCAGCAGAAGACACCTGAAAAATCCAAAGTCTTGGAACGACAGGATCACCAGCAAAGCAATCGAGTTGTGTCAGTGATGGCTTAAAAAGTCCAGACTTGAAAAAGGAATGGCGTCGATGAAAGCTCGAAGTCGTACAGGCAGAGGTTGGTGGGGCAGGCTTGGCTTGAAGAAAAGACCATAGAACGTGTAGTAGCGCAGCAGTTTGAGTCAGTGATGGCTTAGCAGAAATGCGTCAGTGACAACTTAATAGGTTAACCGGAGGCAATGAAGGCAGCTGGAGTAGCTGGCGACGAGCAGGCAGGGAACGTGCAGCAGAAGGACTTGTTCCGTCGATTCatcccatcactgccaccatttTTATGTACTAGATAATATATAGGTCAGGTTACGGCCGGGCTGACATCCGTAGACAAAGGGATGTGGGTTGACCCCACTCCCACGTGGTGATATGTAAGCGACCAGAGGCTGGGTCTAGTCAGGGACAAAGGCGAGTTGGCCGGGGTCGTCAAGTCCCAAGGGAAAAAGGCGCGCCAATGAATGCGGGAAGCAAGGGTGTGGGCGTATGTCCCCACACCAGCACAGTTTCTACAGCAGCTGCATGTTTAACAGTGCCAAGAGGAACATCGTGTCCTATTACTACGGGGGTGGGAACCCTTATGGGAACGTCCACAGGGGCTTCAGCAACAGGGACTATGGGAATAGAGGGTTTGGTGGCAAGCGTCCCTTTGACTATGGTCGTTACCATTAAAGGTCTCCGAAACAAATCCTTTAAAATCCACTGACCTTTACTCAACGTCCCTTACTCCTTACACACCCCAAAACAAGCTCTTTATATCCCAAATTAATCTTTAATTCGTGTGTCTTACTCTTTGAACCCATTAAAATATGTCCTTTACAACGCAAACAACGATCGTTATCATGAAAAGCCCGCCAAGCAAGGCCTTTAAAgcctttaattaattaatttaattaatttagttTAATTAACATCTTACTCTTTAAAGGTCTCCATACAAGCCTTTTAAAATCCAGAGACCTTTAATCAATATCTTACTCTTTAAAGGTTCCCAAACAAGGTTTTTAAAATTCAGAGACCTTCAGTCAATATCTTACTCTTTAAAGGTCATCAAACAAGCCTTTTAAAACCCAGAGACCATTTAGTAGTTTGTCTTGTTCCTAAAACTACCTTCAAAATTAGTCCACCTTGAAATTATGATCTAAAAAATCGCTAAAAATCATACATATTCATTAACTTTAATTGAGCTCCTAATTTTGAAGATGGCAAAGGCGCACTAgagtaatcaccaccaccaccacccaccagcaTTGATGGAGCATCGGTTTTTCGTATGCTGTGATCTCTCTTGAGAATAAAGtcatgaaaaagataaaattatagAGTCGGTTCTAACAATTCTGTACCACCTCAAACTAATTCAAAAGAGGCAATACATATTTATAGCTACCTCGCTTCTCACTGTCCTACCGCTCTTCTCTCGCCCATTAGTTCAATCATTCAGTACTATCTCAGACTAGTACTAATgacaaaacgatgaataatTCTGCACTACGTCATTAACAAACTATTTAAAAAAGACAACATTCATACTTgtcttgtttcttatttttttctcgctcATTAGTAGAACAATTTTTGCACTACGTCACAATCAAACTAATAAAAAACAATATCCataattttgcttcttatttttccctcaccCATTAGTTGAATAATTCTGCATTACGTCATAAACAAGCTAATTACGgtccttctacttttttctcgCCCAAAGATGCTGTAACATTCTCCATTACTTCAAACTAATTAAGAAGAGGTCATATTTACTGTCATGTTGCTTCCTAGAgtcccactcctctcctctctcgggCAAAGACACGACGCAGGCTCAGCACGAGGCGAAGAGAGGAATTTTTGTGGAAAGTTTGCCTGCAGTGATTGGTCTGGCGGCGCAATGAGTTCAGCATTGACGCTGAGAGAGATTGTCGCTTGTACTGCACTGAATGAcgcacttgcacacacacacacacacacacacacacacacacacacacacacacacacacacacacacacacacacacacacacacacacacacacacacacacacacacacacacacacacgttttggCGACATTGAAATAAAAGATCTGATTACCTTCAAAGAAAATGGaccatgctgagagagagagagagagagagagagagagagagagagagagagagagagagagagagagagagagagaaagagagagaattcacaTCGTCTCTTCTTTGACATTTCCCTTACATAGACTGAAAATTAACtgattaaataataataataataataataataataataataataataataataataataataataataataataataataatagtaataataataataataataataataataataataataataataataataataataatcaatactTAATCTGACGcgtaaataacaacaacaacaactactactactactactactactactactgctaccaccaccactactattactactgttcttgttgttgcaaTGACCGGGTTTGGGCAGTCTTATAATTgtaaagttaagaaaaaaaaagtaaaaatagaaaatagagataaaaatagtatacaaaaaaaaaagaaaaaaagaaaactaaaataacaGATCATCCGACATTCCCCCAAAATACCGGATTCGCTTCATCTccttttataataaaaaaaaataataaataaataaataagaaaaaattaaaattaaaagttAACATCGAGGAATCACtacgataaaaataaaagcaaaagaaaaaataaatagcaaaatgaatgtactaacctaacctagctcaacgagagagagagagagagagagagagagagagagagagagagagagagagagagagagagagagagagcaaaccagGCAGAATATTTAGTTCAAGTCTTTTAAGCAATATTACAAAACCACATCTAGCATCTCTTTCCGATCAGTATATAAAGCAACAGACACATCAAATCATAAGTTAAGCAATAAGGAATGAATGAtgcaggagaggaaatgaagtgcCGGAAGGGTGGAgagcggtgtggtggtggtggcaatagtggtgatagttgtgTGGAGAGGCAAGACAACCCAATACCACACACTTGCATTATTAATCACATCACGTGCTATAGTGACCTTGAAAAACCCGACCACACTTGCACCACTGACGTAATGATCTTAAAAATGTTCCCAAGAAGCattagagagagtgagatggagggatggaactgCGATAGAGCTGAAAAGGACTGGAGTCACAgcggaagatgcaagggacagaaacaaatGAAAGGAGACTCCTATGTGGCGCCAACTCCTCATTCGAGGGGCACAGCGAAGGAAGAGGCAACTTATCTGATTAATGTTGTATTCTCTCGTAAAATAACTGATCAAAAAAGGCAGTATTTGTAATCTATTTGCTTCCTTCTATCCTACCACTCCTCTCCCGGGCAAAAACACGGTAATGTTAGTAGCTAAGGAGCATCAGTTGAATAATTATGTAAATTCTATAATATCATACAGTAAGTGACGAAAAGacagtatttattattatttccttactATTGTCTCACCACTCCACTCTCGATCAAAAACACGGTAATGGTAGTAAAGACACATTAATTGAGTGATTATGAAATTCTATACGATCTCATACAGTTACTGATCAAAAAGACAGTATTTATCATTACTCCTTTACTAATGTCTCACCACTCCCCTCTCGATCAAAAAACACGGTAATATTAGTAGTTTCGAAACATTATGCTAGTTGAATAATTATGCTCTATCCTCAAACTTACcgatttaaaagaaaatatgtccTTCACATTTTGACCTTGTAAAACGCGTCACCCTTCTTCCATTTACCCTAAAATAGTGTTACGCTCTCCAGGGAGCGAGTCACACTTCCTATTCTATTCTTGACAACTCCCAATCTTAATAATTTAACTAGCATGACTTCTCCTTCAGCCTAATATCCTTAGAAAGTTGTGGGGCAAGTTTTCAGTGCTACTCTTAGACACATATTACAAAAACAAGTAATATGCTATGTACACTGACCTTGAAAAATTGAGGTCGCTTCTACTAATTTAGCCTTGAAGAACGCCACTACCAGTATAACGCCTGATAGAATGATGTGAAGCAAGTTTCGACCGCTACTTCAAGACACACCTTACAAAACTATTTTAAATGCTACGTAGCCTACAATGATCTTGAAAAACCGAGTTACTTCCACTAACCCAGCCTTGAATGACGCCACTACCAGTATGACGTGTCCTTAAGCTTGATAGAATGTTGTGTTAAAAGCGTAACTTCGAGACACACCTTACAAATACACATGCTACAGTGAACTTGGAAGTCTGAGTCACTGCTAGTAAACTCTGGAGGTCACTACTTTATCCTTGAGAGAAACGTTCCTACTGTCACCACACTACCTTTATGAACAACCAAACCTGAtcctagaaataaataaatacaataaaaaaaaacaaatttcctTACTATATAAAAACGGTAAATTTTCGGGAAGCAGCATCCTCTTAATTTGAAACCAGTTAATATATTCTGACAGATTTCGGTGTTTATGTATATActaagagagcgagagagagagagagagagagagagagagagagagagagagagagagagagagagagagagagagagagagagagagaatactatactcacacaaacaaaacaaaacgtaTTTTCTACTATACTAACTGACTAATGCTAATGAGCCTCATTCTATAACCCtttaataaaataacataaaaggACAAATAAACGAACAATCAATAAATCAaccaataagtaaataaacaaataataaatgaatcaatcaatatataaataaataaataagtaaacaaataaacaatcactcaataaacaaacaaacaaataaataaataaatgatcaattaataaacaaacaaaacaaagaaatggaTCAAAAATACACCCCAAAAAAATCATTACAGacaaacattacaaacaaaataacactcaCCCACTAtcagacatgcagacagacagacagtcagacttCTTTCTTGCCTGTGCACGTTAATAAGATAAATTTCCTAGCTACGTGACCTTGTAAACAAACACTCACcactgctttcctcctcctccagctcctcctttcACGTGatgttcttcattttccttcatttccctctttaCCCTTCATTCTGAGCCACTCATGCCTTCCCCGGGCCTTCAGGTATCTTAGGACCTCTCGCAGCGTcggttaataaaaaaaaaaaaaaaaagcaaaagcgTATAAAAACAAAAGCTTCCTCCGTCACTCGGGCCGACCACGTGTGAACctttcgtgttgttgttgttgttgtccggATGTGTTCGAGTGGCTTAGGATTTCATTTAGCGTATTTCACTCTTAGTttctttgtctgtgtttgtttgtgtgactTTATATTATGTACGAGTATTAGTGAGCcctcttttatgtgtgtgtttttatttgttatttctatTTGCTGCTTGTATTGCTCAAGATTCTTATTGTTTCATGTTTACtcgtttttctgtttgttcgtttgttttgcttgtttgtttttatgtccTCAGATTAGTCATGGTTGATCCCtgtcttactattattattattattattattattactattattattattactattatcatcatcattagctgttttatgaatgttttctccctttgttcttttccgttgttgttgttgttgttgttgttgttgttgttgttgttgttgtctgatgTATTGGCGTGGTTTAATTTCACACACTTACTCTAGTTTCTCTGTGTTCGTTTATGTGTGGCCTCAGGTTATTTATGTTTGACCTCTATCTTAGGTTTCTATGTGTATgggttttatcattattattggtagtagtagtagtagtagtagtagtagtagtagtagtaggaggaggaggaggaggaggaggaggaggagtaggagtagtagtaccGGAAATAGTAGTTGTATAgttgtaggagtagtagtagtagtaggagtaacaGTATTACtataaacagtagtagtagttatttgcGTGGTTTAGCATTTTATTTCACATCTTTAGTTTCTCagtccatgttttttttttttttttcaactcacCACTGAGATTCCTCCTTCCATGACCTGATTTGACTGATCCTTGATTACTTATGCGGTGGAAAtggccaatatatatatatatatatatatatatatatatatatatatatatatatatatatatatatatatatatatatatatatatatataacgaagtagtaaataaaataaaaaattaaaaagttatcggtcaggaggaggaaggaagatggggtgaagaaaacgagagtcaAAGCAAGGTTGCGGTGGCGGGGAAACTTACTACGcaactttgtttttctttttgcgttGCCCAACCCCTTTAAGCATCTTGGTGAGctgctgtccctccctcccgcccttcccGCTAGCCTGGTATATATGCGCCACGGCCGTCAGCGAGAGACAGAAAGTATCCAAGCTAAGATGAAGCCGGTATGTATCTCACCACTGCTcctgtcttgttgttgttgttgttgttgttactactggcATTAGTCTATCCTCCACATCTGtagctctttttttcattagtttaaAATAGTTGCTACATTATCatgattgtttttctttatgcttctctctctctctctctctctctctctctctctctctctctctctctctctctctctctctctctctctctctctctctctctctctctctctctctctctctctctctctctctctctctctctctctctctctctctctctctcttagttcaaagtagcatttttttctttctcctcacatACCAAGTTTGTTTTAATTTAGTCGTATCTCTTATAtaactttcttctttgctcCAGTTCACAGTTGTGATTTTCTTGCTCTTGTCATAAGttcgttgctctctctctctctctctctctctctctctctctctctctctctctctctctctctctctctctctctctctctctctctcttgttggtATTTCTCTCttaaattacctttttttttcctccattccacaAAAACCATTatgatttttccctccctcctgacgtagtttacttattttcttatctcccttttGCTACGAACCCTCTTTTCGTTCTCCCTATTGTCCATAAAAGCTCTATTTATGAAGTTACATAAGTCAACTTTAAATGTTTGATTACTGAATATCGTTAAGTGCAGAAAATACACCGTTAGTGAATTTCTCATATCTGTGTCTTTCATGTTACCCTTTGTCTCCTGCAGTTCACTGTAGCCATCGTGTTCATCGGGGTGCTGGCCCTGTGCGCGGCCCTTCCTGCACCTGAGCCCCTCCCAGTGGCACTCCCGGAAGCCCTGCCAGAGCCCCAACATTTTGACCACGGCGGACATAGATTTGGAGGAAGGTTtggaggtcgaggaggaggaaggtttggAGGCCGAGGAGGAAGGTTTGGAGGTCGAGGAGGAAGGTTCGGCGGACATGGCTTCGGACGTGACCACGGCTTCGGCGGACATGGTTTCGGTCACGGCGGTGGTGCTCCCCACGCCCACATTTCTCTTGGACAAGGCGGCCTCAACTTGCTCGTCCACGGCCACTAACACTCCCTGATTGCGACTCTATATAGTACTATGACTATATGAACGTCTACCTACCACAGATTCTTGTGTACACCTCTGTTTCTAATGAATGAGAAAATGTCTTGAATATgatcttatttttcatcctgtGTCTGTGCATTGTCTCATGTATAAatagttagttaggttagtctGTTAGTGAGCCAGTTAGTTGGGTAgttacatagatagacagatagataggtagatagatggatagacagaaagacaggtagacaaagacagacagacagctagattgTCAATTtggcaacaacaaaagaaaaaaaaaagcatcagaGAAGTTACTTAGCATCACGAGTTACAAATATTTTCTTGGGGCGCGACAAtctgttttacacacacacacacacacacacacacacacacacacaggttaacCATGAGTAATATCTTAATACTAATAACATCCTTTCGGTGATATCGTAGCAGTATCCTTCGAGTATCACTGTAAGAATGCACCAGATGCCGTGAACATCTAGATCTCATATAGACTACGCTGCGTAGTTTTGGTCTCCATATTACAGGAGGGATATAGGTCTGTtaaaatcagtacaaaggagaataactaaatggatacaggggatgaggagtattcctcaCGAGATGAGAATGAAGCAGTTAAATtcacattctttagagagacgtaggttaagaggggacctgatagaagtctttaagtggtataaaggttataacagAGTGGACGTCTTAGGATCatcaaccaggacagaacaagaaataacgggttcaagcttgaaaaatttaagtttaaaaaagagataggaagaaattggttctcaaatagaatgatagatgaatggaacggactcagttatcaagttgttagtgctaagtcattaggg
The window above is part of the Scylla paramamosain isolate STU-SP2022 chromosome 34, ASM3559412v1, whole genome shotgun sequence genome. Proteins encoded here:
- the LOC135089952 gene encoding probable H/ACA ribonucleoprotein complex subunit 1, which produces MRHGRQRETESIQAKMKPFTVAIVFIGVLALCAALPAPEPLPVALPEALPEPQHFDHGGHRFGGRFGGRGGGRFGGRGGRFGGRGGRFGGHGFGRDHGFGGHGFGHGGGAPHAHISLGQGGLNLLVHGH